The window CCGGAAGCCATGCTGTTCTCCTTCTACAGTGACGCGCTTACGCGCTGAACTTGGTGATCAGGCCCAGCACGACGATGCAGGTGATCCAGATGAGCCCGAGGATGACGGTGATCCTGTTGAGGTTGCGCTCGGCGACGCCGGACGCACCGAGGTTGGACGTGACGCCGCCGCCGAACATGTCGGACAGACCGCCACCGCGACCCTTGTGCAGGAGGATGAGCAGCGTCAGCAGCAGGCTGGTGATGCCCAGCAGCACCTGCAGGACGACCTGGAGAATGAGCACGGGGAACCTTTCGGGAAGCGACCGGGCCGGGCCCGGGGAAAGCCAACGTTCAGTATAACCTGCGGCGCCAATCAGAGACCGACGTGCTTCTGATACCGGACGATGGCCGCGAACTCGTTCACGTCGAGGCTGGCGCCGCCCACGAGTGCGCCGTCGACGTTCGGCTCGCGCATGAAGCCCGCGATGTTGCCGGACTTCACGGATCCGCCGTACAGGATGCGCGTCTTGGCCGCGACGTCGTGGCCGAGCACCTCGGCGATCACGCCGCGCAGCGCCGCGGCGACCTGCTCCGCCTGCTCGGGCGTGGCGGCCTGGCCGGAGCCGATGGCCCAGACCGGCTCGTACGCCACGACGATGTCGGCCGCGGAGTCCACCCGGGCGAGCGCGGCACGGAGCTGGGCCACGGGGACGGCGCTCGCGCCGTGCACCTCGAGGTCCTCCGCCGTCTCGCCCACGCAGATGATCGGCGCGATGTTGTGCTTCACTGCCGCCGCCACCTTGCCGGCCACCTGCTCGTCGGTCTCGCCGTGCAGCGTGCGCCGCTCGGAGTGGCCGATGATCACGTAGCGCGTCTCGAGCGCCTCGAGGAAGGCGGCCGAGATCTCGCCGGTGTACGCGCCGGACTCGTGCTCCGAGACGTCCTGCCCGCCGAAGGCGAGCGGCAGCTTGTCCGCAGAGATCAGCGTCTGCACGCTGCGCAGGTCGGTGAACGGCGGGAAGACCGCCACCTCCACCGCGGAGAAGTCGTGGTTCGCGTCCTTCAGCGTCCACGCCAGCTTCTGCACGAAGGCGATCGCCTGGAGGTGGTCCAGGTTCATCTTCCAGTTGCCGGCGATGAGCGGGACGCGCCGCACCGTGGGGCTCACTGCTGCCATCCGAGGACCTCCAGTCCGGGGAGTCGCTTGCCCTCGAGGAACTCGAGGCTCGCGCCTCCGCCCGTCGAGATGTGACCGAACTGGTCGTCGCGGAAGCCGAGCGCACGCACGGCCGCGGCCGAGTCGCCGCCGCCGACGACGCTCAGGCCGTCGACCTCGGTGAGCGCCTGGGCGACCGCCTTGGTACCCGCTGCGAACGGCGCGAGCTCGAACACGCCCATCGGGCCGTTCCAGAACACCGTCTTGGCACCGCGCACGTACTCGGAGAACAGCTCCGCCGTCTCCGGGCCGATGTCGAGCCCGAGGCCCTTCTCGCCCCAGTCGGTGTCCTCGATCGCGTCGACCGGGCGCACCACGTGCTCCGCGTCGGCGCCGAACTTCGAGGCCACGACGACGTCGCGCGGGAGCGCCAGCTCGACGCCGAGCTCCTCGGCCTTCGCCAGGTAGCCCTTCACGGTGTCGATCTGGTCGGCTTCGAGGAGGCTGGAGCCGACCTTGAGGCCCTTGGCCGCGAGGAAGGTGAACAGCATCCCGCCGCCGATGAGCAGCGAGTTCACCTTCGGCAGCAGGTGGCCGATGACGCCGAGCTTGTCGGAGACCTTCGAGCCGCCGAGCACGACCGCGTACGGACGCTCCGGGTTCTCGGTCAGCCGGTCGAGCACCTCGAGCTCGGCCTGGATCAGCGTCCCGGCGGCGCTCGGCAGCAGCTGGGCGAGCTCGTAGACGCTCGCCTGCTTGCGGTGCACGACACCGAAACCGTCCGAGACGAAGGCGTCGCCGAAAGCGGCCAGCTTCTCGGCGAAGGCACGGCGCTCGCCCTCGTCCTTCGCGGTCTCCCCCGGGTTGAACCGGAGGTTCTCGAGCAGGGCGACGTCGCCGTCCTTCAGCCCGTCGACGGCCGTCTGCGCGCCGCCGCCGACCGTGTCCTGGGCGAAGGTCACCGGCTGACCCAGCAGCTCGGAGAGCCGCTGGGCCACCGGCGCCAGGCTGTACTTCGCGTCGGGCGCGCCATCGGGGCGGCCCAGGTGGGAGATGACGATCACCTTCGCGCCCTGGTTGATCAGGGCGTTGAGGGTGGGAATCGACGCTCGCACACGGCCATCGTCCGTGATCTTCGTGCCCTCGAGAGGCACGTTCAGATCACAGCGGACGATGACGCGCTTGCCGGCGAGCGAACCGAGTGCGTCGAGTGTGCGGAGCGTCACGTCGGTTCCCTGTGCTTAGAGGCGCTCGGCCACGTACTCGGTGAGGTCGACGAGACGGTTGGAGTAGCCCCACTCGTTGTCGTACCAGCTCGACAGCTTGACCTGGTCGCCGATGACGCGCAGCAGACCCGAGTCGAAGATCGAGGAGTGCGGGTCGGAGACGATGTCGCTGGAGACGATCTCGTCCTCGGTGTACTTCAGGATGCCCTTGAGCGGACCCTCGGCGGCCTTCTTGTAGGCGGCCTTCACCTCGTCGACCGTGACCGGGCGCGAGGCCGTGACGGTGAGGTCGGTGATGGAGCCGGTGGGGACCGGGACGCGGAGCGCGAAGCCGTCGAGCTTGCCCTTCAGCTCCGGGAGCACCAGGCCGATGGCCTTCGCGGCGCCGGTGGAGGTCGGGACGATGTTGATCGCGGCGGCGCGGGCGCGGCGCAGGTCGGAGTGCGGGCCGTCCTGCAGGTTCTGGTCGGCGGTGTACGCGTGGACCGTGGTCATGAGTCCGCGCTCGATGCCGAACTCGTCGTTGAAGACCTTGGCGAGCGGCGCGAGGCAGTTCGTGGTGCAGGAGGCGTTGGAGATGATGTTGTGCGACGCCGGGTCGTACAGGTGCTCGTTCACGCCCATGACGAAGGTGGCGTCCTCGCCGGTGGCGGGGGCCGAGATGATGACCTTCTTGGCGCCGGCCTCGATGTGCTTCCGCGCGTCGTCGGCCTTGGTGAAGCGGCCGGTCGACTCGATCACGATGTCGACGCCCAGGTCGCCCCAGCCGAGGTTGGC is drawn from Leifsonia shinshuensis and contains these coding sequences:
- the gap gene encoding type I glyceraldehyde-3-phosphate dehydrogenase, translating into MSVKIGINGFGRIGRNYLRAALAKGSDLEVVAVNDLTDNKTLAHLLKYDSITGRLDATVELDGDNIVVNGNPIKVLAERDPANLGWGDLGVDIVIESTGRFTKADDARKHIEAGAKKVIISAPATGEDATFVMGVNEHLYDPASHNIISNASCTTNCLAPLAKVFNDEFGIERGLMTTVHAYTADQNLQDGPHSDLRRARAAAINIVPTSTGAAKAIGLVLPELKGKLDGFALRVPVPTGSITDLTVTASRPVTVDEVKAAYKKAAEGPLKGILKYTEDEIVSSDIVSDPHSSIFDSGLLRVIGDQVKLSSWYDNEWGYSNRLVDLTEYVAERL
- the tpiA gene encoding triose-phosphate isomerase, translated to MAAVSPTVRRVPLIAGNWKMNLDHLQAIAFVQKLAWTLKDANHDFSAVEVAVFPPFTDLRSVQTLISADKLPLAFGGQDVSEHESGAYTGEISAAFLEALETRYVIIGHSERRTLHGETDEQVAGKVAAAVKHNIAPIICVGETAEDLEVHGASAVPVAQLRAALARVDSAADIVVAYEPVWAIGSGQAATPEQAEQVAAALRGVIAEVLGHDVAAKTRILYGGSVKSGNIAGFMREPNVDGALVGGASLDVNEFAAIVRYQKHVGL
- the secG gene encoding preprotein translocase subunit SecG — its product is MLILQVVLQVLLGITSLLLTLLILLHKGRGGGLSDMFGGGVTSNLGASGVAERNLNRITVILGLIWITCIVVLGLITKFSA
- a CDS encoding phosphoglycerate kinase, whose product is MTLRTLDALGSLAGKRVIVRCDLNVPLEGTKITDDGRVRASIPTLNALINQGAKVIVISHLGRPDGAPDAKYSLAPVAQRLSELLGQPVTFAQDTVGGGAQTAVDGLKDGDVALLENLRFNPGETAKDEGERRAFAEKLAAFGDAFVSDGFGVVHRKQASVYELAQLLPSAAGTLIQAELEVLDRLTENPERPYAVVLGGSKVSDKLGVIGHLLPKVNSLLIGGGMLFTFLAAKGLKVGSSLLEADQIDTVKGYLAKAEELGVELALPRDVVVASKFGADAEHVVRPVDAIEDTDWGEKGLGLDIGPETAELFSEYVRGAKTVFWNGPMGVFELAPFAAGTKAVAQALTEVDGLSVVGGGDSAAAVRALGFRDDQFGHISTGGGASLEFLEGKRLPGLEVLGWQQ